GGGCCGGACGCGGACGCCGACCGGCTCCGGCGCGGTGTCGACGTCGCCTTCGCGCTCGAGCCGCGCCGGCCGCCCGCCGAGGTCGCCATTCTCCTGGAGCGGCTCGCCGGGAACGCGGTGGCGGGGGTCAACGTGAGCGGGCTGCTCCACGGCCCGGCCGCGGCGGGACGGTTCGGCCTGGCGGGGGACTACCTCGCCACGATGACCGACCTGATCCGGGCGCTCATCGCGCGCGGAGCGCACGTCGTGCTCGTGCCCCACGTGCACCTGCCCGGCGGGCGGGGGGAGAGCGACGTGACGGCGATCGCCGCCGTGCGCTCGGCATTGAGCGACGCCGAGCGGCGCCGCACCACCGTGCTGCCCGCGGAACTGGACGCGGCCCAACTCAAGTGGTGCATCGGACGGCTCGACTGGTTCGCCGGCAGCCGCATGCACGCCACGATCGGGGCCCTGTCCTCACTCGTGCCCGCCTACGCCTACGCCTACAGTGACAAGGCCCGGGGGGTGTTCGAGACCTGCGGCATGGGCGACCAGGTGGGCGACGCCCGGGCCCTCACCGGGTCCGCGGCGGTGGCGGCGATGACGGCCGCCTTCGACGCCCGGGCGAGCACCGGGGCGGCGCTGTCGGAGGCCGCCCCCGCCGTGATCCGCCGCTCCCACGAGCAGCTGCGCGAGGTGCTCGACGACGTCCGGCAGTGGCAGCAGGGGCCCGCGACCGCCCGAGCGATCGCATGAGCAACCGCGACCTGAGCTCGATCGACGGCATCGTCGACGCGCACCTGTGCACCGGCTGCGGCGTGTGCGCCCACCTGCGCCCGGACGCGCTGCGGATGGTGGACGTCCCCGACGTCGGTCGGCGCCCGCTGCCGATCGCGGGGATCACCGGCGCAGTCCGCGGCGAGGCCGTGGCGGCGTGCCCGGGGGCCCGCCTCGAACACGCGGCCGGGACGCTCGACGGGGCCCCCTTCGGCGGGGAGTGGGGGCCGATCCTCGCCCTGTACGAATGCTGGTCCACCGATCCCGCCGTCCGGCACCGGGGATCCTCCGGGGGCGTGGTCAGCGCGCTCGCCGCCCACTGCGTGACCTCGGGCCGCGCCGTCGGCGCGCTGCAGGTCCAGGCGCGCGCCGACCGGCCGCTGCTCAACGAGACCGTGCTCAACCGCACCTACGACGAGATCGTCGGGGCGGCCGGCTCACGGTATTCGCCCGCGAGCCCCGGGGAGCGCCTCGACCTGGTCGAATCGGCGGACGGTCCGTGCGTGGTCGTCGGCAAGCCCTGCGACATCGCGGGCATCCGCACCGCGGCCGACCTGCGGCCCGAGCTCGCCGCGAAGATCGCCCTGTCCATCGGGATCTTCTGCGCCGGCACGCCCTCGACCCGCGCCACCGAGGAGATGGTCCGGCGCCTGCAGGCCGATCCCGCCGAGGTGACGAGGCTGGACTACCGGGGCGAGGGATGGCCCGGACGGTTCCGGATCCGCACCCGGGCCGGCACCGCGCGCTCGGCGAGCTATGAGGAGTCCTGGGGCGAGGTGCTGAACAAGCACCGGCAGTGGCGGTGCATGATCTGCCCGGATCACACCGGAGAGTTCGCGGACCTGTCGGTCGGCGATCCCTGGTACCGGACGGTGCGCGAGGGGGAGCCCGGCCGGTCCCTCGTCGTCGTGCGGACCGAGCGCGGCCGCGCCGCCCTGCTGGCCGCCCTGGCCGCGGGCGCCGTCGCCGGCAGCCCCCTGCCGATGCCTCGCCTGCCGGAGTCGCAACCGAGCCTGGTGAGCACCCGCGGCGCCGTCTGGGCGCGGGTGCTCACCCTGCGCCTGGCGGGCGTGGCCGCCCCCACCTACCGGGGAATGCCCGGGTTCCGGCCGTGGCGCCGGCTCCCGTTCCGCCGCAAGCTGGCCTCGGTCGGCGGCACGCTCCGCCGGATCCGGGTCCGCGGCCTGCGCCGACCCGAGTTCGACCGCGACGAGGCGACCCCGTGACCCGGCGCGCGGACGTCGTCATGATCACCTACCGCAGCGCCGGGTACCTCCACCTGAGCCTGCCCCGCCTGCTCGAGACCCTCGGCTCCGGCGACCGGGTCTGGCTCTGGCACAACGGCGACGACGAGGCCACCATCGAGGCGCTGCGCCCGTTCCGCACGGATCCGCGGGTAGAGCGCTACCACCACAGCCGCGAGAACGTGCGCCTGCGGGAACCGACGAACTGGCTGTGGCAGGAATCCACCGCGGACTTCGTGTCCAAGGTGGACGACGACTGCCTCGTATCGCCCGGATGGCTCGACACGTTCGAGTCGGCGCACGCGGCGAATCCGGAGTTCGGGGTGATCGGAAGCTGGCGCCATCCGGCCGAGGACTTCCGTCCGGCGCTCGCGGAGAAGAAGATCGAGGCCTTCGCCGGCGGGCACCGGCTCATGCGTAACCACTGGGTGCAGGGCAGCGGCTACCTGCTGCGGCACGCGCTCGTCGACCGGCACGGCGGGCTCCGACCCGAGGAGTCGTTCACGGGCTACTGCCTGCGGCTCGCCCGTGCCGGCGCGGTGAACGGCTTCTACTACCCGTTCGTGGCCGAGGAGCACATGGACGACCCCCGCTGCGCGCACACCCTCATCCATACCGAGGCCGACCTCGTCGCGAGAATGCCGCTGTCCGCCCAGGCGAACGGGGTGCGCACGGTGGCCGACTGGACCGCGCAGCTCGTGCGGAGCGCGCTGCTGCTCCAGGCCGCATCCCTGGACCTGCGCGCATACGAGGGCTGGCGACACGCGGTGGCCTCGGCGCGGCGCCGGATCAACCTCGCGCTCGGGCGGACGGCGCGTTGGTGAGCGGGCCCGTTCCGCCGCCGGCCGGTGCCCCCGCCGGCGCCGCCCCCGGCGGGGCCCCCGACGTCGTCCTCCTCGCCGTCACCTACGATTCGGCGGCGATCGTGCCGGAGTTCCTGCGGGCGCTCCCGGCGGCGCTCGCCGGGATCGACAGCGCCCGGGTCGTCGTGGTCGACAACGCCTCCACGGACGGCACGGCCGGGCTCGTGCGCACGATCGCACCGTGGGCGGAGGTGGTGGAGGCGGGCGCCAACCTCGGATACGGGGCGGCGATCAACCTCGGCCTGCGGCACGCGCGCCCCCGGCGCGGGGCCTACATCCTCAATCCCGACGCCGTGCCCTCGCCGGGGAGCGTGCTGACGCTGCTGCGGGCCGTCGAGGCGGACCCCCGAATCGGGATGGCCGTTCCCCGGATCCTCACCGATGCCGGCGACCTGAAGTACTCGCTCCGGCGCGAGCCGACGCTGCTGCGCGCCCTGGGGGAGGCGCTGCTGGGCGGGCGCCGCGCCGCCGCCTTCGCGCCGCTCGGCGACCTGATCCGGGATCCGGCGTACTACGTCGACGGCGCGAGCGCGGATTGGGCCACGGGCGCCGCGATGTTCGTGCCGGCCCACGCCGCACGCACCGTGGGGACGTGGGACGAGCGGTTCTTCCTCTACTCGGAGGAGACGGACTACGCCCTCCGGCTGCGGGACGCCGGGCTGCGGGTCCACCTCGTGCACGCCGCGTCGGTCGCCCACCCCGGGGGCGAGATGTCGAGCTCGCCCTGGCTGTGGAGCCTCGTGGCCGTGAACCGGACGCGGCTGTACTCGAAGCGTCACGGCCGCCTCGCCGCGGGCGCGTACTGGCTCGTCGTGCTCGGGAACGAGTCGGTGCGCTCCCTGCTCGGCCGCCCGACCCACCGGGCGGCGGCCATCGCGCTCGTGCGCGGCCATCCCGCGCTGCGCGAACGGGGCCTGACCGGGCTCAGCCGGCGGCGCGCGCGTGTGCCCGCCACTCCCCGGCCCGGCGCCGATAGTCGTTGAGCCAGGCCCCCGCGGCCCCGATACGGGCGAGGGCGAGCGCGGGGGTCGGGGACGAGCCCGCCCGCACGGCCGCGGCGGCGGCCGCGATCGCGTCGTCGTCGAGGAGCGAGCCGGATCCCAGCCCCGACTCGAGCAGGTCGGCCAGCCGGCCCGCGTACGCCGGCCGGCTGCGGAGGAACACGTCGGCGGGGAACACCGCGCGCCGGCCGTCCAGCCGATCCGCGGCCCGGTCGAGCGGGGGATACCCGCGCAGCCGCGCCGCGCCCACGTCGAGCACCCTGCGGCCGCCGCGCCGCACCCCGGCGACCGGGTGGCGGGCGGTGAGCGCGACCATCTGCGCCGCGATCGACCGGTCCCCGGACCAGTAGACGTGATCGAGGGCGCGCGGCGGGTTGCCGTCGTCGCTGCGTTCGATGTCGGCGGCGGCCGAGAGCACCTCCCGATGCACCCGCAGGTACAGGGTCCCGTTGAGCCGCTGAGCCGGGGTCAGCCGGGCCGAGTAGGCGGCGAAGCGCCGGTCCAGGAACGGGGCCTCGAGCCGGATCCCGGCGCGGCGCAGGCTGTTGGTCAGCATGCTCCCCCAGCGCAGCATCTTGTTCGCCTGCTTCCAGAACATGACCATGTCGGCGCGCTCGCCGAAGTCCCAGCCCCGCAACGCGGCGTCGATGCCGGTCGAGACGATGCCGGCGAGACCCGGTCCGCCTCCGGTGCGGACGTAGGGGGTCGCGGCGCGCAGGGCCCCCGCGAACCGGTCCCGCAGCTGCCGCGCGACCGTGTCCGGGTCGCTCATCCCCATCGTCTTGTCGTCGCCCCACATCGGGCCCGCGATCATCCCGTTGACGACGACGTCGGCGAAGGAGCGCAGCGTGTCGTCGAACCAGGACTCGTACATCTCGCCCGGGCTGTGCGCGCCGTCCAGGGCGTCGAGGATGCGGGGCGCCCCGCGCAGCAGCCGGTCGTCGGTGACGGGCACGACCGTGTGCGGCAGGCGCAGGCGCTCGGCGACCCGCGTCGCGGTGCGGGTCTCCTCGTTGCGGGAGGAGCCGTACGTGTACGCCGTCGGGCGCCAGCCGATGCCGGCGGCGCCGACCGCGATCGCCCGGCTGTCCAGCCCCCCGCTCAGAGCCAGCACCGTCCGGCTCGCACCGCCCCGCTCGCGCACGCGGTCCAGTAGCTCCGGCCACAGGGCGGCGAACTCGGCGACGGCCTCCGCATCCGTCATCGCCTCCGCGCTCGGGGTGTAGAGCGGGCGCGCCTCCACCCGGACCGGCTCGCCGGCCCGCCAGCGCACGAGACCGCCGGGGGCGAGCAGCCGGGCCCGTTCGAGGAGCGTGCGATGGCCCCACGGGTGCATGTGCACGAGGTATTCCGCCACGGCCTGCTCGTCGATGTCGGCGGGCAGGCCGAGGCTGACGAGCGAGGCCAGGTGCGTGGAGAGCACGAGTCCGTCGTCGGTCCGCCCCCAATACGCGGGCACGAACGCGAGCCCGTCGGTCGCCACCGTGAGCCCGTCGGGCCCGATCCGGGCGAGCACGTGGCCCGCCTCGGCCCCGAGCTCGTGCGGCCGGTCGGTGTCGACGGCCGCGCGCAGCCCGTCCTCGGTCACGGCGAGCGCCGCCAGCACGCGCTCGCCGTCGCGTTCGAGGACCGCGCTCGAGCCGCCGGCCGGTTCGGTGTGGACCAGGGCCACGGCCGCGAGCGGCGTCTCGACGAGCTCGTGGCGGACGGCGCCCGGTACCCGGCGCGCCGCGTGGGCGACCCGATCGAGCCGGTCGGCGTGCAGCCCCGGCGCACCCGCGACGAGGAGAAGTTCGTGGCTCATGAGGCCGGCTCCCGGATCGGCTCGCCCGTCTCCTGCCAGACGTTGCCCCGCCACTCGTTCCCGCGGGAGCCCGCCGCGAACCCCGCCACCGGGCCGTACCGTCCGCACGTCGGGAAGTACCTGGTCGAGAACCTGTTGTCGATGAACCGGACGTCCGCGCCGTCCGGGAAGCTCTTCGACTCCACGCTGCCGCCGTAGGCGCAGTAGGAGCCCGTCGAGGCGATCACGTTGTGTTCGACCAGCACGCCGTCGACGGGGGCGTGGTCCCCGTACATCGTGATGGCCGCCGAGCAGCCGACGTTCTCGCAGATGATGACGTTGTTCCGCAGCACGATGTGCTCGCCCCCGTGCGTGCTCACCCCGCTGCGATGGGCACCCTCCCAGGTGCGGGTGAGGAAGATATAGGAGTTCTCGACCACGACGTCGTTCGCGATCCGGATTCCGCGGCCGACATGATGGACGAGGCCGTGATCCAGGGTGAATCCGCATTCCGGGGAGTAGATGGGGATCGAATCCGCCGGGGCGCCGGAACCGTCCACCTCGACGTACTCGAGCCGTACATTCTCCGGGCACCCGCCCCCGGACTTCTCCTGCACGTAGATCATGTAGGTGCCCGTTCCGCGCACCGTGACGTCGCGAACCGTCGCGTCGTCGTGGCTGATCGTCAACCGCCCGGTGATCGTGGTCCCCTCGATCGTCTGCCCGGCGCGGTCCGTCGCCACCGGGCCCGTGCTCCGGGCCGGGTCGCTGCGCGGACCCGTCGTGCTCACGGAGGGGACGGCGGTGCCGCTCGTCGAGGCCTCGGCGCCCGGCTCGGGAGCGCTCGAGCTCGCGCCCGCGGGGCTCGGGCTCGCTCCGTCGTCCGTACTCGAGGTGCACGCGGCGAGGGTGGCCGCGAGGGCGACCAGAGCGACGACGCCCCTCGCCCCCGCCCGCGGGACGGCCCGTGGCGCCGGGCCACCCGCGCGTTCACGCCTCGCCCCCGCCCGCTCGCGTGGCGGGTGTCGGCGGCGCGGCGGGACGGTCCGCGCGCACCTCCTCATCCGCGCGTCGTCGCGGACTGCGGTCGGCCCCCGGCCGCCGGCGCCACGCGCGCTGCAGCACCCCCCGCACCTCCCGGTCGAGGGCGACGAGCGTCGCCGCGGCGCACAGCAGCCCGGCCACCCCGCCTGCACCCGCCGCGGCGACCGGGGCGGCCGGGCCCACGGCGTGGACGACCGCGCCGGCGGCCACGGCGGTGCACACCGCGCTCACACCGGCCGGGACCCACGAGCGCGCGACGGTGCGCACGCGGATCCCGAGGGTCCGGGCGCTGACGATCGTGATCACCGTCGAGCTCAGCGCGGTCGCGCCGATCATGGCCAGGCACAGCGCCGTGAGCTCGTCGGGGCCGCCACCCGCGAGGAGCCACGCCCCGACGAGGGCGGCGGCCTTGATCCCGCCCGCGGACCAGAGCAGGATCGCGAGCGTGCCCGGATGGCCCCGGGCCTGGAGCGCCGGGCCGAGCAGGAGGGTCGCGGCGATGCAGAGCTGGACGAGTGCGAGCAGCTGGATCGCCCGCGCGGTGCCGTCCCACTCGGGCCCGAGGACCTGTTCGACGGCGGGGGCGACCCCCGCGACGAGGCCGAGCAGCGGAAACGCGAGCGCCGCCGTGATCCGCTGCATTCCGGACAGTCGCGTGGAGAAGGCGTCGCGGTCGTCCTGAACCTCGGCGAGGCCCGGGAGGGAGACCGACTGCATTCCCCGGGCCGTCACGTCGACCACCATGGCGGTGAGCCGCTGACCCATCCGGTACGTGCCGATCACGATGGGGCCGAAGAACGCCCCGGCGAGCACGATGTCCAGCCGGCCGCTGACGAACAGGCCGATGCTCGAGCCGGCGGACCGCATCGAGTACGAGCGGAGCTCGCGGGCCGCCACCCGGCTGAAACGCAGCCGTGGCCGCCAGGGGGAGACCCCCCACAGGGTGAGGGCCGCGACCGCCGCCATGACCATCTGCTGCGTCACGAGCGACCACACGCCCCAGCCGAGGATCGCCGCAGCGATGCCCGCGACCCCGCCCGCGATGACCGACGCCCACGTTCGGATCGTCAGCTTCCTGAACTCGAGACTGCGACGCAGGAGGGCCTCGTGCACGACGACCGTCGAGGTGAGGGGGACGGTGAGCGCGAGCACCTGGATCACCGGCCCGAGCTCGGGCAGGCCGTTGATCTCGGCCCAGAGGGGCGCCAGCGCGATGCCCGCGGCCGTGCACACGAGGCCGAATCCGGTGACGAGCCAGAACGCCGTGTCCGCGTGCTCGTCGCGGAGGACCTTGCGGGAGATGATCGCGGGCATGAGCCCCTGCTTCTGGAGCATCTCGATGAAGTTGGTGAACACCAGGGCCATCGCGATCACACCGAAGGCGCGCGGCCCGAGCATGGCGGCCAGCACGAGCGAGAGGCCCAGGGTGATGACCATCTTGCCCAGGGAGAGCGCATAGGACCACGTGGCCGCGGCCCGCAGGCCACCGCTCGCGGGCCGGGCCTGGGTGGCGGGTGCCCTCATCGCCGGACCGCCCGACGGCGGGGCGCGTCGCCGAGCAGCGCGTCGAAGACCCCGACATAGGCCCG
The window above is part of the Pseudactinotalea sp. HY158 genome. Proteins encoded here:
- a CDS encoding polysaccharide pyruvyl transferase family protein; the encoded protein is MSGLRVVLAGAAIGNGNRGVEALGRSVADAVERNAPDSIVSVLDDGWGTRPDVVVGPGGPGWHGGRSTVEYVGVRRSRRWYRPESWAQVRCAQAVGPWANPVARRIARADAVLDLSAGDSFTDLYGPGRLESVSAPKRAALRARRPLVLLPQTYGPFTTIAGRRLAERLVRAATLAYARDGWSYDRLLELAGPDADADRLRRGVDVAFALEPRRPPAEVAILLERLAGNAVAGVNVSGLLHGPAAAGRFGLAGDYLATMTDLIRALIARGAHVVLVPHVHLPGGRGESDVTAIAAVRSALSDAERRRTTVLPAELDAAQLKWCIGRLDWFAGSRMHATIGALSSLVPAYAYAYSDKARGVFETCGMGDQVGDARALTGSAAVAAMTAAFDARASTGAALSEAAPAVIRRSHEQLREVLDDVRQWQQGPATARAIA
- a CDS encoding Coenzyme F420 hydrogenase/dehydrogenase, beta subunit C-terminal domain; translated protein: MSNRDLSSIDGIVDAHLCTGCGVCAHLRPDALRMVDVPDVGRRPLPIAGITGAVRGEAVAACPGARLEHAAGTLDGAPFGGEWGPILALYECWSTDPAVRHRGSSGGVVSALAAHCVTSGRAVGALQVQARADRPLLNETVLNRTYDEIVGAAGSRYSPASPGERLDLVESADGPCVVVGKPCDIAGIRTAADLRPELAAKIALSIGIFCAGTPSTRATEEMVRRLQADPAEVTRLDYRGEGWPGRFRIRTRAGTARSASYEESWGEVLNKHRQWRCMICPDHTGEFADLSVGDPWYRTVREGEPGRSLVVVRTERGRAALLAALAAGAVAGSPLPMPRLPESQPSLVSTRGAVWARVLTLRLAGVAAPTYRGMPGFRPWRRLPFRRKLASVGGTLRRIRVRGLRRPEFDRDEATP
- a CDS encoding glycosyltransferase → MTRRADVVMITYRSAGYLHLSLPRLLETLGSGDRVWLWHNGDDEATIEALRPFRTDPRVERYHHSRENVRLREPTNWLWQESTADFVSKVDDDCLVSPGWLDTFESAHAANPEFGVIGSWRHPAEDFRPALAEKKIEAFAGGHRLMRNHWVQGSGYLLRHALVDRHGGLRPEESFTGYCLRLARAGAVNGFYYPFVAEEHMDDPRCAHTLIHTEADLVARMPLSAQANGVRTVADWTAQLVRSALLLQAASLDLRAYEGWRHAVASARRRINLALGRTARW
- a CDS encoding glycosyltransferase family 2 protein; this encodes MSGPVPPPAGAPAGAAPGGAPDVVLLAVTYDSAAIVPEFLRALPAALAGIDSARVVVVDNASTDGTAGLVRTIAPWAEVVEAGANLGYGAAINLGLRHARPRRGAYILNPDAVPSPGSVLTLLRAVEADPRIGMAVPRILTDAGDLKYSLRREPTLLRALGEALLGGRRAAAFAPLGDLIRDPAYYVDGASADWATGAAMFVPAHAARTVGTWDERFFLYSEETDYALRLRDAGLRVHLVHAASVAHPGGEMSSSPWLWSLVAVNRTRLYSKRHGRLAAGAYWLVVLGNESVRSLLGRPTHRAAAIALVRGHPALRERGLTGLSRRRARVPATPRPGADSR
- a CDS encoding asparagine synthase-related protein, whose protein sequence is MSHELLLVAGAPGLHADRLDRVAHAARRVPGAVRHELVETPLAAVALVHTEPAGGSSAVLERDGERVLAALAVTEDGLRAAVDTDRPHELGAEAGHVLARIGPDGLTVATDGLAFVPAYWGRTDDGLVLSTHLASLVSLGLPADIDEQAVAEYLVHMHPWGHRTLLERARLLAPGGLVRWRAGEPVRVEARPLYTPSAEAMTDAEAVAEFAALWPELLDRVRERGGASRTVLALSGGLDSRAIAVGAAGIGWRPTAYTYGSSRNEETRTATRVAERLRLPHTVVPVTDDRLLRGAPRILDALDGAHSPGEMYESWFDDTLRSFADVVVNGMIAGPMWGDDKTMGMSDPDTVARQLRDRFAGALRAATPYVRTGGGPGLAGIVSTGIDAALRGWDFGERADMVMFWKQANKMLRWGSMLTNSLRRAGIRLEAPFLDRRFAAYSARLTPAQRLNGTLYLRVHREVLSAAADIERSDDGNPPRALDHVYWSGDRSIAAQMVALTARHPVAGVRRGGRRVLDVGAARLRGYPPLDRAADRLDGRRAVFPADVFLRSRPAYAGRLADLLESGLGSGSLLDDDAIAAAAAAVRAGSSPTPALALARIGAAGAWLNDYRRRAGEWRAHARAAG
- a CDS encoding lipopolysaccharide biosynthesis protein, with amino-acid sequence MRAPATQARPASGGLRAAATWSYALSLGKMVITLGLSLVLAAMLGPRAFGVIAMALVFTNFIEMLQKQGLMPAIISRKVLRDEHADTAFWLVTGFGLVCTAAGIALAPLWAEINGLPELGPVIQVLALTVPLTSTVVVHEALLRRSLEFRKLTIRTWASVIAGGVAGIAAAILGWGVWSLVTQQMVMAAVAALTLWGVSPWRPRLRFSRVAARELRSYSMRSAGSSIGLFVSGRLDIVLAGAFFGPIVIGTYRMGQRLTAMVVDVTARGMQSVSLPGLAEVQDDRDAFSTRLSGMQRITAALAFPLLGLVAGVAPAVEQVLGPEWDGTARAIQLLALVQLCIAATLLLGPALQARGHPGTLAILLWSAGGIKAAALVGAWLLAGGGPDELTALCLAMIGATALSSTVITIVSARTLGIRVRTVARSWVPAGVSAVCTAVAAGAVVHAVGPAAPVAAAGAGGVAGLLCAAATLVALDREVRGVLQRAWRRRPGADRSPRRRADEEVRADRPAAPPTPATRAGGGEA
- a CDS encoding right-handed parallel beta-helix repeat-containing protein, which produces MSTTGPRSDPARSTGPVATDRAGQTIEGTTITGRLTISHDDATVRDVTVRGTGTYMIYVQEKSGGGCPENVRLEYVEVDGSGAPADSIPIYSPECGFTLDHGLVHHVGRGIRIANDVVVENSYIFLTRTWEGAHRSGVSTHGGEHIVLRNNVIICENVGCSAAITMYGDHAPVDGVLVEHNVIASTGSYCAYGGSVESKSFPDGADVRFIDNRFSTRYFPTCGRYGPVAGFAAGSRGNEWRGNVWQETGEPIREPAS